Genomic segment of Xanthobacter dioxanivorans:
GAAGAAGGCGGCATGGCCGAAGGAGAGCAGGCCCGTATAGCCGAACAGCAGGTTGAAGCCGACGGTGAACAGGCCGTAGATCAGTACGTTCACCGCCAGCGCCTGCGAGGGCAGCACCCAGGGCAGCACGCACAGCACCGCCACCGTGAGCGGCACGCGCCAGCGGTCGAGCGTCGCGCCGGCGGAAACCGGGCCGCGTTCTGCGAGCCGTTCCGCGACGAGTTCGGAAGTGGTCATTGGATGGTCTCCGCTCACGCGCTTGGTTCCGTCACGGCGAACCTCCTCAAGCACCTAGCCCCGGCCGGCCAAACAGGCCCTGCGGGCGCACCAGAAGGATGAAGGCCATCAGGGCGAACATGACGATCGTCGCCATTTCCGGGGCGAACAGCGCCGTCATGCTCACCACCACGCCCACCAGCAGCCCCGCCACCACCGCGCCCAGCAGGGAGCCCATGCCACCGATGACGGTGACGACGAAGGCTTCCGCCAGCACCAGGGTGCCCATCTCCGGGCTGACGGAGCGCATGGGCGCCGCCAGCACGCCGCCGAGGGCGGTGAGCCCGACGCCGAGGCCGAACACCAGCAGCCAGAGCCGGCTCACGTCCACGCCCAGCACCCGCATGATCAGGGGATCGCGCGCCCCCGCCCGGATGATGAGGCCGTACCGCGTCTTCTCCAGCGCCAGCCACAGCAGCACCAGGACGCCGGCGACCACGCCCATCACGAACAGCCGGTAGACCGGGAAGTAGCCGATCCCCATGTCCACCACGCCCTGCAATTCCTCCGGCGCGGAGAAGGGGATGCCGTCGGTGCCGAAGGTGATGCGCACGCTCTCCACCAGCACGTAGCCGAGGCCGAAGGTGAGGAGGAGCGGATCGTCGGGCGTGCGTCCATAGAGCGGGCGGATGAGGAAGCGCTCGATGAGCATGCCCAGCACGCCGATGGCGATGGGGGCCACAAGCAGCGCCCACCAGAAGCTGCCGGTCTGCGCCGCGATCCACAGGCCGGCATAGGCGCCCACCATGAACAGCGCGCCGTGGGCAAAGTTCACGATGCCCAGCATGCCGAACACGATGGTGAGGCCGAGGGCGACCATCACCAGGATCGCCCCCAGCGCCAGGCCGGAAAACAGCTGCATGAGGATGAGTTCAAGGTCCATCGGGGCTCTTTCGGGGCGTTCGGAGGTGCTCTCCCCGCTCCCCTTGCGGGAGAGGGGCCGGAGGTGAGGGGGCGGAGCGCCGGGCGTCGCCGCGATGCTCCCTCCTCATCCGTCTCGCGGCTCCGCCGCGATCCACCTTCTCCCGCCATGGGAGAAGGTGGCCGCTATCGTCAGGTCGGGAAGCCGAGCTCCGCGCAGGTGCGCAGCATCTGCTCCGAGGGCGCCTCGTTGGCGATGATCTCGAACACGTCCGCGTCGCCCTTCATCTCGGACTTGGCCCGCGACTTCAGCACCAGCACCGACTGCACCGACTGGTGGTCGCAGGCGCGGAACCACTGGGGACCCTTGGCCACGTCGTATTTCAGGCTCTGCAGGGCATCGATCACCTTGTCGGTGTCGGTGCTGCCGGCCTTCTCCATGCCCAGGAGCAGGGCCGACACGCCGGTGAAGCCATAGGCGCCGTAGTCCGTGGGCACGGTGCCGTAGGCGGCCTTGTAGGCGGCATTGAACGCCTTGGCCGTCGGCACCGTGTTCTCCAGCTCCCAGTAATAATTGGCCCCGCCGATGACACCCTCGAAGACTTCCGGCGCCACCGCGATGCGCTGGTTGTAGAGCAGCACCGGCACGATGATCTGCATCTGCTTCTTCATGCCGAAGTCGTTGGCCTGCTTGATGGCGTTGGCCTGGTCGCGGCCGAAATTGCAGATGGCGAGGATGTCCGGCTTCATGGAGCGGATCCGCGGCATCAACGTGGAATAGTCGGCCGCGCCGATGGGGTGGAGGATCTCGCCCACCACCTCGGCGCCGATCTCGGCAGCCGCGCGCTTGAAGCCGCGCAGCATTTCGTGGCCGTAGGCGTAATCCGCCACGAGGAAGGCGATCTTGGCGCCCTTCTTGAAGGTCGCCCGCGCCACCGCGGCGGTGGTCATGTGCGGGTTCAGCGCCTCGTGGAACGTATACTTCGAGAAGTCCTTCGCCTCGTTGATGGTGTCGGACTGGCTGATGGACACGTAGATGACGCCGCGGGCCCGCGTCACCTCGTTCACGGCGAGCTGGACGGCGCTCGACAGGGAGCCGACCACCGCGTGCACCTTGTCCTTCTCGATCAGCTCGAGGGTCCGCGTCGCCGCTTCACCGGCATTGAGCTTGTCGTCGCGCACCAGGAGCTCGATCTTGCGGCCGGCGATGCCGCCCTTGTCGTTCATGAGCTTGACGGCGAGCTCGGCGCTTTTCACCTGGTCCTTGGCCTCCGCGCCATAGGGTCCGGTGAGCGGAACCGGAAAGCCGATGCGGATGCTCTCGGCCTGCGCGCGCACGATGGCGGGCGCGGCGAGAAGGCCGACGCCGGCGCCCATTCCGGCGAGCACGGCGCGGCGGGATACGCCGGAACGGGGACGGTCGAGCTGTGTGGTCATCTGGTCCTCCCGAATGATGTGTTTTGTTGTCATTTGTTGTCGTTAGAAGGTCCCGAGCGCCCTCAGAATACGCGCGGGGGTCATGGGGATCTGGGTCAGCAGCGCGTCGAATGGCGCGAGCGCATCGTTGACCGCGTTGAGCGCCGCGGCAGACGCGGCGGCGGTGCCCGCCTCGCCGCAGCCCTTGGCGCCGAGCTCGGTGTCGCGGGTCGGCGTCTCCATGTGGTCGATGACGATGTCCGGCATCTCGCACGACATGGGCACCAGGTAGTCGGCCAGCGAGCCGTTCACGAGCTGGCCGGTGTCGCTGTAGCGGCACTCCTCAAAGAAGGCGGCGCCGAGCCCCTGCACCACGCCGCCGCGCACCTGCTCCTCCACCAGCAGCGGATTGATCACGCGGCCGCAATCCTCCACCACGAAGTGCTTGAGGATCTTCACGAGGCCGGTCTCGGCATCCACCTCCACGTGGCAGCCGTGGACGCCGTTGGTGAAGGCGAAGGGATAGCCCCGCGGCGCGTAGTGGTGGGCGACGGTGAGCTGGGCATCGGTGCCCGGGGGCAGGGTGTCGGAGCGGAAATAGGTGATGCGCGCCACCTCGGCGAGGCTGATGCGCACCGCGCCGCCGGCCTTGTCCACCACCTGCCCGTCCACGAGGTCGAGGGCCTCCGGCCGGGCCTGGAGAATGGCCGAGGCGACGGCGAGCACGTTGGCCTTCAGCTTCTTCGCCGCCTGCAGGGCCGTCTCGCCGCCGATGCCGGCGCCGCGGCAGGCCCAGGTGGCGCCGCCATGGGGGGTGACCTGCGTGTCGCCGGTGATCACCCGCACGATGTCGCGGGAGACCCCGAGATAGTCGGCCACGATCTGGCCGATGATGGTCTCCGTCCCCTGCCCCTGCTCGGTCACCGAGATGAGGCAACGCACCTCGCCGGAGGGGGTGATCTTCACCACCGCCCCGTCCTGCGCCGAGATGCGGGCCCCGCCGATGCCGTAGAAGGCGGGCGAGGGATTGGTGATCTCCACAAAGGCCGCGATGCCGATGCCGCGATGGATGCCGCGCGGGCGCAGCGCCGCCTGGTCGGCGCGCAGGCGGTCATAGTCCATGAGGGTGCGCAGCTTGGCGAGGCAGCCCTCGTGCGAGAGCTTCTCGAACTTGTAGCCGGTGGCGGACTCGCACGGATAGGCGTCGTCCGGAATGAGGTTCCGCGCGCGGATGGCGAACGGGTCGAGCCCGATGCGCGCCGCCGCCCGGTCCATCAGGTGCTCGGTCACCGCGCAGGCGATGGGGTGGCCCACGGCGCGGTACTGGCTGGTCTGCGTCTTGTTCTGGAACACCACCTTCAGGTCGCCGCGATAGGCCTCCATCCGGTAAGGCGCGCCGATGAGGCGGATGACCTGGTTGCCCTCCACCGCGCTGGTGCGCGGATAGGTGGAGAATGAGCCGATGCCGGTCTCGTCCTCGGCCTGGATGGCCAGCAGCCGCCCGTCCGCATCCAGCGCCGCGCGGGCCTTCACCCGATGGTCGCGGGCGTGGATGTCGGAGACGAAGGCCTCCAGGCGGTCGGCCACGAACTTCACCGGCCGCCCGGCGAGCATGGAGAGGCCGATGACCGCCATGTCCTCGTTGTAGACGTGCAGCTTCACCCCGAACGAGCCGCCCACGTCCGGCGCGATGACCCGCACACGGGATTCGGGAATGCCGTAGTGGCGGGCATAGAGGTCCTGGAACTGGAACGGCGTCTGCGTGCCGTGATGGACGGTGAGGCTGTGCTCGCTGGCGTCATAGTCGGCGATCAGCGCCCGCGGCTCCAGGGTCACGCCGGTATGGCGGCCGAAGGTCATCTGGGCGTCCACCACATGGGCAGCGGAAGCGAAGACGGCATCCACGTCGCCCGTCTCCACCACGGATCGGAAACAGATGTTGTCGGAGAAATCCGGCGCGATGCGCGGCGCGTCCGCCGCCAGCGCGGTGTCGAGGTCAGCGAGGACGGGCAGTTCCTCGTAGTCCACCTCCACCAGCTCGGCGGCGTCCTCGGCGGCGGCGCGGCTTTCCGCGACGATCGCCACCACCGCCTGCCCACACCAGGTGACGCGATCCAGCGGCAGCGGCATTTGCGGCGGCGACTTCATGCCCTTGAAATGGTCGAGCGTGCCCACCCACGGCGCGCACAGCCGGGCGAGGTCCTCGCCGGTCGCCACCAGCGCGACGCCCGGCGCCGCGCGGGCGGCTTCCACGTCGATGCGCGTGATGCGGGCATGGGCGAAGGGCGAGCGCAGGAAGGCCGCGTGCAGCATGCGTGGCAGCTTCAGGTCGGTCACATAGGCGCCGCGCCCGGCCAGAAGGCGCTTGGCATTGGGACGCGGCAGCGGGCGGCCCACATGCACGCCGGGCGCGGGCGCATCGGCGGTATGGCGGGGGCGATCGAAGGCGGCGGGGGCGTTCATCGGCCACTCCCCTGCGCCGCGCGGGCAGCGGCCTCGATGGCATCCACGATGGCCTCGTAGCCGGTGCAGCGGCAGTAATTGCCGGAGAGGGCGTCGCGGATTTCCGCACGGTCCGGCACCCCTCCCCGTTCCAGCAACGCATGGGCATTCACCAGCATGCCCGGCGTGCAGAACCCGCACTGGAGCGCGTTGCGCTCATGGAAGGCCGATTGCAGGCCGGCGATGGCGCCGCGGGCCACGAGCCCTTCCACCGTCTCCACCTGCGCCCCCTCCAGCTGCACCGCGAAGACGAGGCAGGAATGCACCGGCGCGCCGTCGAGCAGCACCAGGCAAGCGCCGCACGCGCCCATCTCGCAACCCACATGGGTGGCGGTGAGCTCCAGCTCGGTGCGCAGAAAATCTGCGAGCGTGGTGCGCGGCGCCACCATGCGGCCGACGGGCGCGCCGTTGACCGTGAGGTTAAGCGGGACGAGGCCGGAGGCCATCATGTTCATTCACGCGATCTCCAGCTTGCGGACGAGGCGGCCCAGCAGCACCCGGGCGAGGTGGCGGCGCATGGGCGCCGGCACCTCCTCGTCGTCGAGCGGATCGATGTCCGCATCGAGGGCGCGCTGCGCGTCGGCGATGGCGTCGGCGTCCGGCACCCGGCCGGTCAGGACGGCTTCGGCGGCCCGGGCGCGCATGGGCGTCGGGCCGACCGAGAAGAAGGCAATGCGCAGGGCGCCGATGCGGCCGCCGTCGCGCTCGGCCAGGATGCCACCGCCCACCATGGCGTAGTCGCCGCGCCGGCGGGCCAGTTCATCGAATGCCCAGCACCGGCGCGGGCCGACCACCGGGACATGCAGCGCCACAAGGATTTCGCCGGGCACGATGGCGGTCTGGTAGAGATCCTGGAAGTAGTCGTCGGCGGGCACGCGCCGCAGGCCCTCGGGGCCGAAGATCTCCATCTCCGCGCCCATGGCCAGCATCATCGCCGGGAACTCGGAAGCGGGATCGGCCAGCGCCACGCTGCCGCCGAGGGTGCCGCGATTGCGGATCGCCGGGTGCGCCACGAACGGCGCGGCCGCCGACAGAAGCGGCGCGTGGGCGCGGATGAGCGGGTCGGTGAGGGCGTCCGCATGGCGCGTCAGCGCGCCGATGCGCAGCCAATCGCCTTCGAGCCGAACCCCGCGCAGGGCCTCGATGCCGGCAAGGTCGACGAGCACCTGCGGCGCCTGCAGGCGCATGGCGAGCGCCGGCACCAGGCTCTGCCCGCCGGAAATGTAGCTGGCATCCCCTTCCGCCGCCGCGAAGGCGGCATGGGCGTCGTCGAGCGTGCGCGGACGCGCATAGGCGAAAGCACGGGCTTTCACGTCAGTCCTCCCCGGTGCGGCGCGGTCTTATTTTGTGACCAATTGGTCACAACATGATGCAGACATGGCGGCCGTGTCAACGGGATTTATGCGTTCGACTCGCAAAGACCTTGCCGCAGTGCCGAAAGACGCTGTTATCGCAGAACTCTTTCTTCGATATATGCAGTTACATACAGCTTTTCGTCTTCCCGGCGATCGCCCCCGCTCTCCGGCTCCACCTTTGATCCGCCCCCCTTGGTCGCGGCCTCCGGGTGCGCTATCGCAGGCAGGACGCACAGGCATCCGCAGGAGCGGCGACGCCATTGTCCGACGAGACGGTTCCCCATCCGGCCGCACGACCGCGGCGGCATCACATGCGCGCGGCGGACCGCGAGCAGGCCATCATCGAGGAGGCGGTGCGCTTCTTCGCAGAGCACGGATTCGAGGGGCAGACCCGAGAGCTGGCGAAGCGCATGGGCATCACCCATTCCGCCATCTACCGCTACATCCCCAGCAAGGAAGCGCTCATCGAGCGGGTCTACGAGCATGTCTATCTCAGCCGCTGGAAGACGGAATGGGCAGATCTCGTGGCCGACCGCTCGCGCCCGCTGGAGGCGCGGCTGGTTCAGTTCTACCTCGAATACGTGGAGCGCATCTTCGACTATTGCTGGGTCCGGATCTTCGCCTTCTCCGGCCTCAAGTCCTTCGACCTGCCCAGCCGCTACCTCACCATCGTGCGCGCGCAGATCATCCTGCCCGCCTGCGCCGAGCTCCGGGCCGAGCTCGGCCTTCCCTCACCCGACGAGATTGCGGTGAGCGAACGCGAGACGGAGCTGTTCTGGGGCCTGCACGGGCGCATCTTCTACCTCGCCATCCGCCGCTACGTTTACGGCACGACGATCCCCGAGAACCTCGAGCCCATCGTGCGCGACGCCGTGCGATCCTTCCGCGGCGGCGTGGGGCCGGTGCTGAAGGACATCCTGGCGGAGGCCGCCAAGGCGAGCCCGCGCGGCGCCTGAACGGGATAAGCCCGCGCCGGTCAAGGACCGGGGCGGGGCCTCAGACGAGAAAGCGGCTCCGCGCCGCCTTTACCTCGTCGACGATGAAGCGCTCGGTCTCGGCCACCCGCTTCAGGCCGTGCAGGTCCGCATGGACCACCAGCCAGTAATTCCGCTCGAACCGGATCTGCGGCAGGATGCGCACCAGATCGTCGTGCGCGGCGGCGGCATAATCATGCAGCACGCCGATGCCGGCCCCGGCCTTCACCGCCTCGAACTGGCCCACCGCGCTGGCGCATTCGAAGCGGCGGCCGGCCTGCTCGGCCACCACGCCCGCATAGTCGAGGCCGGACGAATAGGCGAGATCCTCCACATAGGTCACCACGGTGCGGTCGCGGAGGTCGGCGGGGCTGCGCACCGGCCCGGTCCGCTCCAGATAGGAGCGCGCCGCATAGACCCCGAGGGAATAGTCGGTGAGCTTGCGGCCGATCAGGCGCCCTTCCTGCGGCTGGTCCAGCACCACGGCGATGTCCGCCTCGCGCTTCGACAGGGAGAAGGTGCGCGGCAGGGGCACCAGCTGGAGCACCAGCCTGGCGTGGCGCTCGGCAAGGCGCGGCAGGCGCGAGGCGAGGAAATAGGTGCCGAACGCATCCGGCGCGCCGATGCGCACGGTGCCTTCCAGCCGCGCCGCCTCCTTCAGTAGGTCCTGGGCGCGCAGCATCTCGCTTTCCATGCGCTCGGCGATGGGCAGGAGCCGCTCGCCCTCCACGGTGGGGGCGCAGCCGGTCGGGCGGCGGGTGAAGAGCTTGGCCCCGAGCGCCTCCTCCAGCGCATTGAGCCGGCGCGTCACCGTCGCATGGTCGAGGCCGAGGCTGCGGGCGGCGGAGAGCATCTGCCCGTCACGCGCCACGGCGAGGAAGATGCGCACATGGTCCCAGTTCATCGTACGCCTTCGTACGCCAAAAATCGCGGAATGAATGCGCCATCTTACCGGTTGATGCGCGCACCTTCCAGAG
This window contains:
- a CDS encoding branched-chain amino acid ABC transporter permease, with the protein product MDLELILMQLFSGLALGAILVMVALGLTIVFGMLGIVNFAHGALFMVGAYAGLWIAAQTGSFWWALLVAPIAIGVLGMLIERFLIRPLYGRTPDDPLLLTFGLGYVLVESVRITFGTDGIPFSAPEELQGVVDMGIGYFPVYRLFVMGVVAGVLVLLWLALEKTRYGLIIRAGARDPLIMRVLGVDVSRLWLLVFGLGVGLTALGGVLAAPMRSVSPEMGTLVLAEAFVVTVIGGMGSLLGAVVAGLLVGVVVSMTALFAPEMATIVMFALMAFILLVRPQGLFGRPGLGA
- a CDS encoding ABC transporter substrate-binding protein is translated as MTTQLDRPRSGVSRRAVLAGMGAGVGLLAAPAIVRAQAESIRIGFPVPLTGPYGAEAKDQVKSAELAVKLMNDKGGIAGRKIELLVRDDKLNAGEAATRTLELIEKDKVHAVVGSLSSAVQLAVNEVTRARGVIYVSISQSDTINEAKDFSKYTFHEALNPHMTTAAVARATFKKGAKIAFLVADYAYGHEMLRGFKRAAAEIGAEVVGEILHPIGAADYSTLMPRIRSMKPDILAICNFGRDQANAIKQANDFGMKKQMQIIVPVLLYNQRIAVAPEVFEGVIGGANYYWELENTVPTAKAFNAAYKAAYGTVPTDYGAYGFTGVSALLLGMEKAGSTDTDKVIDALQSLKYDVAKGPQWFRACDHQSVQSVLVLKSRAKSEMKGDADVFEIIANEAPSEQMLRTCAELGFPT
- a CDS encoding xanthine dehydrogenase family protein molybdopterin-binding subunit, which gives rise to MNAPAAFDRPRHTADAPAPGVHVGRPLPRPNAKRLLAGRGAYVTDLKLPRMLHAAFLRSPFAHARITRIDVEAARAAPGVALVATGEDLARLCAPWVGTLDHFKGMKSPPQMPLPLDRVTWCGQAVVAIVAESRAAAEDAAELVEVDYEELPVLADLDTALAADAPRIAPDFSDNICFRSVVETGDVDAVFASAAHVVDAQMTFGRHTGVTLEPRALIADYDASEHSLTVHHGTQTPFQFQDLYARHYGIPESRVRVIAPDVGGSFGVKLHVYNEDMAVIGLSMLAGRPVKFVADRLEAFVSDIHARDHRVKARAALDADGRLLAIQAEDETGIGSFSTYPRTSAVEGNQVIRLIGAPYRMEAYRGDLKVVFQNKTQTSQYRAVGHPIACAVTEHLMDRAAARIGLDPFAIRARNLIPDDAYPCESATGYKFEKLSHEGCLAKLRTLMDYDRLRADQAALRPRGIHRGIGIAAFVEITNPSPAFYGIGGARISAQDGAVVKITPSGEVRCLISVTEQGQGTETIIGQIVADYLGVSRDIVRVITGDTQVTPHGGATWACRGAGIGGETALQAAKKLKANVLAVASAILQARPEALDLVDGQVVDKAGGAVRISLAEVARITYFRSDTLPPGTDAQLTVAHHYAPRGYPFAFTNGVHGCHVEVDAETGLVKILKHFVVEDCGRVINPLLVEEQVRGGVVQGLGAAFFEECRYSDTGQLVNGSLADYLVPMSCEMPDIVIDHMETPTRDTELGAKGCGEAGTAAASAAALNAVNDALAPFDALLTQIPMTPARILRALGTF
- a CDS encoding (2Fe-2S)-binding protein: MNMMASGLVPLNLTVNGAPVGRMVAPRTTLADFLRTELELTATHVGCEMGACGACLVLLDGAPVHSCLVFAVQLEGAQVETVEGLVARGAIAGLQSAFHERNALQCGFCTPGMLVNAHALLERGGVPDRAEIRDALSGNYCRCTGYEAIVDAIEAAARAAQGSGR
- a CDS encoding FAD binding domain-containing protein, with the translated sequence MKARAFAYARPRTLDDAHAAFAAAEGDASYISGGQSLVPALAMRLQAPQVLVDLAGIEALRGVRLEGDWLRIGALTRHADALTDPLIRAHAPLLSAAAPFVAHPAIRNRGTLGGSVALADPASEFPAMMLAMGAEMEIFGPEGLRRVPADDYFQDLYQTAIVPGEILVALHVPVVGPRRCWAFDELARRRGDYAMVGGGILAERDGGRIGALRIAFFSVGPTPMRARAAEAVLTGRVPDADAIADAQRALDADIDPLDDEEVPAPMRRHLARVLLGRLVRKLEIA
- a CDS encoding TetR/AcrR family transcriptional regulator, with the translated sequence MRAADREQAIIEEAVRFFAEHGFEGQTRELAKRMGITHSAIYRYIPSKEALIERVYEHVYLSRWKTEWADLVADRSRPLEARLVQFYLEYVERIFDYCWVRIFAFSGLKSFDLPSRYLTIVRAQIILPACAELRAELGLPSPDEIAVSERETELFWGLHGRIFYLAIRRYVYGTTIPENLEPIVRDAVRSFRGGVGPVLKDILAEAAKASPRGA
- a CDS encoding LysR family transcriptional regulator → MNWDHVRIFLAVARDGQMLSAARSLGLDHATVTRRLNALEEALGAKLFTRRPTGCAPTVEGERLLPIAERMESEMLRAQDLLKEAARLEGTVRIGAPDAFGTYFLASRLPRLAERHARLVLQLVPLPRTFSLSKREADIAVVLDQPQEGRLIGRKLTDYSLGVYAARSYLERTGPVRSPADLRDRTVVTYVEDLAYSSGLDYAGVVAEQAGRRFECASAVGQFEAVKAGAGIGVLHDYAAAAHDDLVRILPQIRFERNYWLVVHADLHGLKRVAETERFIVDEVKAARSRFLV